Proteins co-encoded in one Kribbella solani genomic window:
- a CDS encoding DUF948 domain-containing protein, translating into MSVGEVAGLIAACALLILVGLLAYPILKLGKVFDETRIMVKGVSDSSVPLLGEVTTTVATTNAQLAKVDTITDNATTVTTNAAALMSLFSATAGGPLVKAAAFTYGVRRALGEQQRKDVSRRVKDEMKAERKARKR; encoded by the coding sequence ATGAGCGTCGGTGAAGTCGCGGGGCTGATAGCTGCCTGCGCGCTGCTCATCCTGGTGGGTCTGCTGGCCTATCCGATCCTGAAGCTCGGCAAGGTGTTCGACGAGACCCGGATCATGGTGAAGGGTGTCTCGGACTCCAGCGTGCCGCTGCTCGGCGAGGTGACCACCACGGTCGCGACCACGAACGCCCAGCTGGCGAAGGTGGACACGATCACCGACAACGCGACCACGGTGACCACGAACGCGGCGGCGCTGATGTCGCTGTTCTCCGCGACCGCTGGCGGTCCGCTGGTGAAGGCGGCCGCGTTCACGTACGGGGTCCGGCGCGCGCTCGGTGAGCAGCAGCGCAAGGACGTGTCCCGGCGGGTCAAGGACGAGATGAAGGCCGAGCGGAAGGCACGGAAGCGGTGA
- the ruvX gene encoding Holliday junction resolvase RuvX, which yields MRRGVRIALDIGDARIGVASSDPHGILATPVETVRRGPGDLDRIAALAAELEAFEIVVGLPRSLSGGEGPAAVKIRETAEQVRAKVHEGNAATTVRLVDERFTTVTAERMLRERGKKGSKRRAVVDQAAAVVILQHALDVERETGNPPGRPL from the coding sequence ATGAGACGTGGCGTGCGGATCGCGCTGGACATCGGGGACGCCCGGATCGGCGTCGCCAGCAGCGATCCGCACGGAATCCTTGCCACGCCGGTGGAGACGGTCCGGCGCGGGCCGGGCGATCTGGATAGGATCGCGGCACTCGCCGCCGAACTGGAGGCGTTCGAGATCGTGGTCGGGCTGCCGCGTTCCCTGTCCGGGGGCGAGGGTCCGGCCGCGGTGAAGATCCGGGAGACGGCGGAACAGGTGCGGGCCAAGGTGCACGAAGGCAACGCGGCGACGACGGTGCGGCTGGTGGACGAACGGTTCACCACGGTCACCGCCGAACGGATGCTCCGGGAACGCGGTAAGAAGGGTTCCAAGCGACGGGCGGTGGTCGACCAGGCCGCCGCGGTCGTGATTCTGCAGCATGCGCTCGACGTCGAGCGCGAGACCGGCAACCCGCCGGGGAGGCCCCTGTGA
- a CDS encoding FAD-binding protein, with the protein MSLLDRRTVLKAGGAAAAVTLTGCNAAPDETGAGTTSPPRLTNSMTSSSGNSVSTVTSASESAPTLTAAPNWNSFARSLKGRVYLPASSGYAAAHQLFNPRWDSVHPAAVVKAADVADVQKAINFARANKLVLVPKSGGHSYVGASTIANGMQVDVGALRGLSYSNGILTVGAGARLYDVHAFLDRYGRSLPTGTCPTVGVAGLTLGGGMGIHTRTFGLTCDRVVSMGVFTADGRSHNVSATSDPELFWALRGGGGGNLGVVTSFRFATIPATKLGFFRLTWPEAQAAAVVRGWQKFAQAAPTTAWGNLHIDAKSNGTLSVHVLGVSTTGNASAAAAQLESFVGAKASARSITVKSHLEAVKYLGGGTTSPRTGFLAGSDVLKGPMDAATITALLGAVKAAARAKTPASAILDPLGGQAAKQPAGGSSWPWRGALGVVQWYSSAQGTAGQTFIANGHRAVRAASAGAYVNYLEAGRAVASYYGASAAKLAATKKKYDPANFFHTPYTIR; encoded by the coding sequence GTGAGTCTGCTTGACCGCCGTACCGTACTGAAGGCCGGGGGTGCCGCCGCCGCGGTGACACTGACCGGTTGCAACGCCGCGCCGGACGAAACCGGAGCGGGTACTACCAGTCCGCCGCGGTTGACGAACAGCATGACGTCCAGCTCCGGTAACTCCGTGAGCACTGTGACTTCGGCCAGTGAGTCCGCGCCGACGCTCACCGCCGCGCCGAACTGGAACTCCTTCGCCCGTTCGCTGAAGGGCCGCGTCTACTTGCCGGCATCGTCCGGGTACGCGGCCGCGCATCAACTGTTCAACCCCCGCTGGGACAGCGTCCACCCCGCCGCGGTGGTGAAAGCGGCGGACGTGGCCGACGTCCAGAAGGCGATCAATTTCGCCCGCGCCAACAAGCTGGTCCTGGTCCCGAAGAGCGGCGGCCATTCGTACGTCGGCGCGTCCACGATCGCGAACGGGATGCAGGTCGACGTCGGCGCGCTCCGCGGCCTGAGCTACTCGAACGGCATCCTCACCGTCGGCGCGGGCGCGCGGCTGTACGACGTACACGCGTTCCTGGACCGGTACGGCCGGTCGCTGCCGACGGGTACCTGCCCGACGGTCGGGGTCGCGGGCCTCACGCTCGGCGGCGGGATGGGCATCCACACGCGTACGTTCGGTCTGACCTGTGACCGGGTCGTGTCGATGGGCGTCTTCACCGCGGACGGCAGATCGCACAATGTCAGCGCGACCTCGGATCCGGAGCTGTTCTGGGCGTTGCGTGGTGGCGGTGGTGGCAATCTCGGCGTGGTCACCTCGTTCCGGTTCGCCACGATTCCGGCGACGAAGCTCGGCTTCTTCCGGTTGACCTGGCCGGAGGCGCAGGCCGCGGCCGTGGTTCGGGGCTGGCAGAAGTTCGCGCAGGCGGCGCCGACGACGGCGTGGGGCAATCTGCATATCGATGCCAAGAGCAACGGTACGTTGTCGGTCCACGTCCTTGGTGTCTCGACCACCGGCAACGCGTCGGCCGCGGCCGCGCAGCTGGAGTCGTTCGTCGGGGCGAAGGCGTCGGCGCGGTCGATCACGGTGAAGTCGCACCTGGAAGCGGTGAAGTACCTCGGCGGCGGCACGACCAGTCCGCGGACCGGGTTCCTGGCCGGCTCCGACGTGCTCAAGGGTCCGATGGACGCGGCCACGATCACCGCGCTGCTCGGCGCGGTGAAGGCTGCGGCGCGGGCGAAGACACCGGCCTCGGCGATCCTCGACCCGCTCGGCGGGCAGGCCGCGAAACAACCCGCGGGCGGTTCGTCCTGGCCGTGGCGCGGTGCGCTCGGCGTCGTGCAGTGGTACTCGTCCGCGCAGGGTACGGCCGGGCAGACGTTCATCGCGAACGGGCATCGCGCGGTTCGCGCGGCGTCCGCCGGCGCGTACGTGAACTATCTGGAAGCCGGTCGCGCGGTGGCGTCGTACTACGGCGCGAGCGCCGCGAAGCTCGCCGCCACGAAGAAGAAGTACGACCCCGCGAACTTCTTCCACACCCCGTACACGATCCGCTAG
- a CDS encoding shikimate dehydrogenase, whose translation MTRCAVLGSPIAHSLSPAMHRAAYAELGLDWAYDAYEVDENELRGFVASLDADVRGLSLTMPLKRVALELADSVDPVAELIGAANTMLFEPDGTRSVHNTDVPGLVNAFAERGITAAESAVVLGGGATAASTLAALRGMRVTEVTVVVRDLSKAERLLDLAAELGLRTSVADFSQVEQIGGFDLCVSTLPGGAVDPWAEHFAAVAPVVFDVAYHPWPTKLAIAAHRIGTELLNGLDLLVHQATLQVEMMTGRSPAPLAAMRVAAREELGDRESA comes from the coding sequence GTGACGCGTTGTGCGGTGCTCGGTTCGCCGATCGCGCATTCGTTGTCGCCGGCGATGCACCGGGCCGCGTACGCCGAGCTGGGGCTGGACTGGGCGTACGACGCGTACGAGGTGGACGAGAACGAGCTGCGCGGTTTCGTCGCGTCGCTCGATGCGGACGTGCGCGGGCTTTCGCTGACGATGCCGTTGAAGCGGGTCGCGCTGGAGCTGGCTGACTCGGTCGATCCGGTGGCGGAGCTGATCGGCGCGGCGAACACGATGCTGTTCGAGCCGGACGGTACGCGATCCGTACACAACACCGACGTACCCGGCTTGGTGAACGCGTTCGCCGAGCGCGGGATCACCGCCGCGGAGAGCGCGGTCGTGCTCGGTGGCGGCGCGACGGCCGCGTCGACGCTGGCGGCGCTGCGGGGGATGCGGGTCACCGAGGTGACCGTCGTGGTGCGGGACCTGTCGAAAGCGGAGCGGCTACTCGATCTCGCCGCGGAGCTGGGACTCCGGACGTCGGTCGCGGACTTCTCCCAGGTCGAGCAGATCGGCGGTTTCGACCTGTGCGTCTCGACCTTGCCCGGCGGCGCGGTGGATCCGTGGGCGGAGCATTTCGCCGCTGTCGCCCCGGTCGTGTTCGACGTCGCGTACCACCCGTGGCCGACCAAGCTGGCGATCGCGGCGCATCGGATCGGTACAGAGCTGTTGAACGGACTTGACCTGCTCGTGCATCAGGCGACCCTCCAGGTGGAGATGATGACGGGTAGGTCGCCGGCTCCGCTGGCGGCCATGAGGGTGGCCGCGCGTGAGGAGTTGGGGGATCGTGAGTCTGCTTGA
- a CDS encoding DUF6167 family protein, which produces MKRIFWLIIGIAVGVYAVTRLKKKAQILAPESVQESTAKLAAAVRHFGDQVREGMAERETELRDALGIENTNDREDYR; this is translated from the coding sequence GTGAAGCGGATCTTCTGGCTGATCATCGGGATCGCCGTCGGCGTGTATGCCGTCACCAGGCTGAAGAAGAAGGCTCAGATCCTCGCTCCGGAGAGTGTCCAGGAGTCCACTGCCAAGCTGGCGGCGGCGGTCCGGCACTTCGGCGACCAGGTCCGCGAGGGCATGGCGGAGCGGGAGACCGAGCTCCGGGACGCGCTCGGCATCGAGAACACCAACGATCGTGAGGACTACCGGTAA
- a CDS encoding prepilin peptidase yields the protein MPANELLAAGIGVAGCGPAAAVLGPWLLRRIPEPVLDEGETKVPYASLAGRPGAIWCGVLAAVSGGVLGWLLGLDAVLPVWLLLAVAGAILGYIDARTRFLPSAIIWPTYLMVIVGLVVVALATGEWGSLRRAAIAGVIGFVVFYVLWFAFPRGVGFGDVRLSGVLGLALGWLGWGQFASGLYGGFFFGAVVGIVLIVTRVMTRKQMVPFGPFMLVGALAGVFLGAPLERLYAG from the coding sequence GTGCCGGCTAACGAGTTGCTCGCTGCGGGGATCGGGGTGGCCGGCTGCGGTCCCGCGGCGGCCGTGCTCGGGCCGTGGCTGTTGCGGCGGATTCCCGAGCCGGTGCTGGACGAAGGCGAGACGAAAGTCCCGTACGCGTCGCTGGCCGGGCGGCCCGGGGCGATCTGGTGTGGCGTACTGGCGGCCGTGTCGGGAGGGGTGCTCGGCTGGTTGCTCGGGCTCGACGCGGTGCTGCCGGTGTGGCTGCTGCTGGCGGTCGCGGGCGCGATCCTCGGATACATCGACGCGCGTACGCGCTTCCTGCCGTCGGCAATCATCTGGCCGACGTACCTGATGGTCATCGTCGGCCTGGTCGTGGTGGCGCTGGCGACGGGGGAGTGGGGTTCGTTGCGGCGCGCGGCGATCGCCGGCGTGATCGGGTTCGTGGTGTTCTACGTGCTGTGGTTCGCGTTTCCGCGCGGCGTCGGGTTCGGCGACGTACGCCTGTCGGGGGTACTCGGGCTGGCGCTCGGCTGGCTCGGCTGGGGTCAGTTCGCGTCCGGTCTGTACGGCGGGTTCTTCTTCGGCGCGGTCGTAGGCATCGTGCTGATCGTCACCCGGGTGATGACCCGCAAGCAGATGGTCCCGTTCGGGCCGTTCATGCTGGTCGGCGCGCTGGCCGGCGTATTCCTCGGGGCTCCGTTGGAGCGGTTGTACGCCGGATAG
- the mltG gene encoding endolytic transglycosylase MltG — MNGPSVDSDLNESDGLDERDGRVGQGEGDDLGSGLGLRAESRVERRANRRRARSRRAFGCFAGLVSLIVVGALVAGAVLGFGKGKDALANLFSAPDYKGEGTGTVTVQITAGQSVSSIADTLEKKEVVKSARAFERVARDDPRSLQIQAATYTLRKHMSAKAALALMLDTSKSVLVMRISFPAGKTKAEIAQILQNSKLKLPANAAAGALNKPASLGLPAYAHGNAEGFLYPGTYDVPKGATAYTMLKLMTANYAKNAASLDLVNTASRKKLDPYQAVIVASIIGAETNRPQDYAKVARVIYNRLQAGMKLQMDSTIHYVVGRDGGVFTTTEQRQTDSPYNTYKYKGLPPTPINSPTRDELRAAINPAQGSWLYFTLVNLDTGETAFASSAADHQANVKKLQTWCQAHKGRC, encoded by the coding sequence GTGAACGGACCATCGGTGGACTCGGACCTGAACGAGAGCGACGGCCTGGACGAGCGGGACGGCCGCGTTGGTCAGGGCGAGGGCGACGACCTCGGCAGCGGCCTCGGGCTGCGGGCCGAGTCGCGGGTCGAGCGCCGGGCGAACCGGCGCCGGGCCCGGTCCCGCCGCGCCTTCGGCTGTTTCGCCGGCCTGGTGTCGCTGATCGTCGTCGGCGCCCTGGTCGCCGGCGCGGTGCTCGGCTTCGGCAAGGGCAAGGACGCGCTGGCCAACCTCTTCTCCGCGCCCGACTACAAGGGCGAGGGCACCGGCACGGTGACGGTGCAGATCACCGCAGGTCAGAGCGTCTCGTCGATCGCGGACACGCTGGAGAAGAAGGAAGTCGTGAAGAGTGCCCGCGCGTTCGAGCGGGTGGCCCGCGACGATCCGCGGTCGCTGCAGATCCAGGCCGCGACGTACACGCTGCGCAAGCACATGTCCGCGAAGGCGGCGCTCGCGCTGATGCTGGACACGAGCAAGTCGGTGCTGGTGATGCGGATCAGCTTCCCGGCCGGCAAGACCAAGGCCGAGATCGCGCAGATCCTGCAGAACTCGAAGCTGAAACTGCCGGCGAACGCGGCCGCGGGCGCGCTGAACAAGCCGGCCTCGCTGGGCCTGCCGGCGTACGCGCACGGCAACGCGGAGGGCTTCCTCTACCCGGGTACGTACGACGTGCCGAAGGGCGCGACCGCGTACACGATGCTCAAGCTGATGACCGCGAACTACGCCAAGAACGCCGCTTCGCTGGATCTGGTGAACACCGCGTCCCGGAAGAAGCTCGATCCGTACCAGGCGGTGATCGTCGCCAGCATCATCGGCGCGGAGACGAACCGGCCGCAGGACTACGCGAAGGTCGCGCGGGTCATCTACAACCGGCTCCAGGCCGGGATGAAGCTGCAGATGGACTCGACCATCCACTACGTGGTCGGCCGGGACGGTGGCGTGTTCACCACGACGGAGCAGCGGCAGACGGACTCGCCGTACAACACGTACAAGTACAAGGGCCTGCCGCCGACGCCGATCAACTCGCCGACCCGGGACGAGTTGCGCGCGGCGATCAACCCGGCGCAGGGTTCCTGGCTGTACTTCACGCTGGTCAACCTGGACACCGGCGAGACCGCGTTCGCGAGCTCGGCCGCGGATCACCAGGCGAACGTGAAGAAGCTGCAGACCTGGTGCCAGGCGCACAAGGGCCGGTGTTAG
- the alaS gene encoding alanine--tRNA ligase has translation METSEIRRRFLQFFEDRGHTVVPSAPLPSPDPNLLFNVAGMAQFVPYFVGQQTPPYPRATSVQKCVRTLDIEEVGKTTRHGTFFQMNGNFSFGDYFKEKAIEYAWELVTKPQNQGGYGFDESVLYASVYYEDDEAIEIWKRVAGLPDDRIVRLGMKDNFWSMGIPGPCGPCSEILIDRGPEFGADRDWEAGDRYLEFWNLVFMQNIRGEGGGKDGYPILGELPKKNIDTGLGLERVAYLLQGVDNMYEIDEIYPVIEKASELSGRKYGAEQVDDVRFRVIADHVRSALMLIGDGVTPGNEQGGYVLRRLLRRAIRSMRLLGYEDPSLVELLPVSLEQMKKSYPELVTDFGRISQVAYAEEEAFRRTLTAGTTIFDVAVRDTKASGAHQLEGAKAFQLHDTYGFPIDLTVEMAAEQGLNVDTEGFRSLMKEQRERAKADARAKKAGHADTSGYRELREKGVTEFTGYQELASDSQVRGLLRDGAVAQFAEPGETVEVVLEKTPFYAESGGQIADEGVIVADGVRLKVLDVQRPVKGLIVHKAEILEGVLRPGLDVHAEVDHEWRVSACQAHSGTHVVHAALRQVLGPNALQSGSYNKPGYLRLDFAWSSALDPATRSEIEEVANLAVRQDLPVSAQYMTLPEAREWGALALFGETYDEQVRVVEIGGPWSRELCGGTHVKHSSQVGAVTVTGESSVGAGVRRIEAFVGMEALHYLGRERALVRLLSENLKTRPEELPAKVADLAERLRTAEKELEKVRAAAVLQAAGELSANPKDVFGVQYVGHRAPDGVNGGDLRKLALDVRGRIPNDKPAVVAVLSVNDGKPGVVIALNDTAREWRLKAGDLVRVAAEKLGGRGGGKDDVAQGGGTDPAGADAALAAVEHAIGHQVTG, from the coding sequence ATGGAAACCAGTGAGATCAGGCGGCGGTTCCTGCAGTTCTTCGAGGACCGCGGCCACACCGTGGTGCCGAGCGCGCCACTGCCGTCGCCGGACCCGAACCTGTTGTTCAACGTGGCCGGGATGGCCCAGTTCGTGCCGTACTTCGTCGGTCAGCAGACGCCGCCGTACCCGCGCGCGACCAGCGTGCAGAAGTGCGTCCGGACGCTCGACATCGAAGAGGTCGGCAAGACCACCCGGCACGGCACGTTCTTCCAGATGAACGGCAACTTCTCCTTCGGCGACTACTTCAAGGAGAAGGCCATCGAGTACGCCTGGGAGCTGGTCACCAAGCCCCAGAATCAAGGCGGCTACGGCTTCGACGAGTCGGTCCTGTATGCGTCGGTGTACTACGAGGACGACGAGGCGATCGAGATCTGGAAGCGGGTCGCGGGGCTGCCCGACGACCGGATCGTCCGGCTCGGGATGAAGGACAACTTCTGGTCGATGGGCATCCCGGGTCCGTGCGGCCCGTGCTCGGAGATCCTGATCGACCGCGGCCCGGAGTTCGGCGCGGACCGGGACTGGGAGGCGGGCGACCGCTACCTGGAGTTCTGGAACCTGGTCTTCATGCAGAACATCCGCGGTGAGGGTGGCGGCAAGGACGGCTACCCGATCCTCGGCGAGCTGCCGAAGAAGAACATCGACACCGGCCTCGGCCTGGAGCGGGTCGCGTACCTGCTGCAGGGCGTCGACAACATGTACGAGATCGACGAGATCTACCCGGTGATCGAGAAGGCGTCCGAGCTGAGCGGCCGCAAGTACGGCGCCGAGCAGGTCGACGATGTCCGCTTCCGGGTGATCGCGGACCACGTCCGCAGCGCGCTGATGCTGATCGGCGACGGTGTCACGCCGGGCAACGAGCAGGGCGGGTACGTACTGCGCCGGCTGCTCCGCCGGGCGATCCGCTCGATGCGGCTGCTGGGCTACGAGGACCCGAGCCTGGTCGAGCTGCTTCCGGTCAGCCTGGAGCAGATGAAGAAGTCGTACCCGGAGCTGGTCACCGACTTCGGCCGGATCAGCCAGGTCGCGTACGCGGAGGAGGAGGCGTTCCGGCGCACGCTGACGGCCGGCACGACCATCTTCGACGTGGCGGTCCGGGACACCAAGGCGTCCGGAGCGCACCAGTTGGAGGGCGCGAAGGCGTTCCAGCTGCACGACACGTACGGCTTCCCGATCGACCTGACCGTCGAGATGGCCGCCGAGCAGGGCCTGAACGTCGACACCGAGGGCTTCCGCTCGCTGATGAAGGAGCAGCGCGAGCGGGCCAAGGCGGACGCGCGGGCGAAGAAAGCCGGTCACGCGGACACCTCGGGGTACCGGGAGCTGCGGGAGAAGGGCGTCACCGAGTTCACCGGGTACCAGGAGCTGGCCAGCGACTCGCAGGTGCGTGGTCTGCTCCGCGACGGCGCGGTCGCCCAGTTCGCCGAGCCGGGCGAGACGGTTGAGGTCGTACTCGAGAAGACCCCGTTCTACGCCGAGTCCGGTGGTCAGATCGCCGATGAGGGCGTGATCGTCGCCGACGGCGTGAGGCTGAAGGTGCTGGACGTGCAGCGCCCGGTCAAGGGCCTGATCGTGCACAAGGCCGAGATCCTCGAAGGCGTACTGCGCCCGGGTCTGGACGTGCACGCCGAGGTGGATCACGAGTGGCGCGTCTCGGCCTGCCAAGCACATTCGGGTACGCACGTCGTACACGCCGCGCTTCGTCAGGTGCTCGGGCCGAACGCGCTGCAGAGCGGTTCGTACAACAAGCCCGGGTACCTGCGGCTCGACTTCGCCTGGTCGTCGGCGCTGGACCCGGCGACCCGGTCCGAGATCGAAGAGGTCGCCAACCTGGCCGTACGCCAGGATCTGCCGGTGTCCGCGCAGTACATGACGCTGCCGGAGGCCCGCGAGTGGGGCGCGCTGGCGCTGTTCGGCGAGACGTACGACGAGCAGGTCCGCGTGGTCGAGATCGGTGGACCATGGTCACGTGAGCTCTGTGGTGGTACGCACGTGAAGCACTCGTCGCAGGTCGGCGCGGTGACGGTGACCGGCGAGTCGTCGGTCGGCGCGGGCGTACGCCGGATCGAGGCGTTCGTCGGCATGGAGGCGCTGCACTACCTCGGCCGCGAGCGGGCGCTGGTCCGGCTGCTGAGCGAGAACCTGAAGACCCGTCCGGAGGAGCTGCCGGCCAAGGTCGCCGACCTTGCCGAAAGGTTGCGTACGGCCGAGAAGGAGCTCGAGAAGGTCCGCGCCGCGGCGGTGCTGCAGGCCGCGGGTGAGCTGTCGGCCAACCCCAAGGACGTCTTCGGCGTCCAGTACGTCGGGCACCGCGCGCCAGACGGCGTGAACGGCGGCGACCTGCGCAAGCTGGCGCTGGACGTCCGCGGCCGGATCCCGAACGACAAGCCGGCCGTGGTCGCGGTGCTGAGCGTCAACGACGGCAAGCCCGGCGTGGTGATCGCGCTCAACGACACCGCCCGCGAGTGGCGGCTGAAGGCCGGTGACCTGGTCCGGGTGGCGGCCGAGAAGCTCGGCGGCCGGGGCGGCGGCAAGGACGACGTCGCGCAGGGTGGCGGTACCGATCCGGCCGGTGCCGACGCGGCGCTGGCGGCGGTCGAGCACGCCATCGGTCACCAGGTGACAGGCTAG